A genomic region of Raphanus sativus cultivar WK10039 chromosome 6, ASM80110v3, whole genome shotgun sequence contains the following coding sequences:
- the LOC108805839 gene encoding potassium channel GORK isoform X1 gives MGCLRRPQESIAEEDDTNDDVSMRRGRFSLAESFRWLDSPEHLKNDSDCPNEHPWIINPSNRWYKAWELFILLWAIYSSLFTPMEFGFFRGLPENLFVLDIIGQIAFLVDIVIQFFVAFQDKHTYRTDDKPTHIALRYMKSHFFLDLVSCFPWDLIYKASGKNEVVRYILWIRLFRVRKVIEFFQRLEKDTRINYLFTRILKLIFVEVYCTHTAACIFYYLATTLPAENEGYTWIGSLKLGDYSYENFRKIDIWKRYTTSLYFAIVTMATVGYGDIHAVNLREMIFVMIYVSLDMVLGAYLIGNITALIVKGSNTERFRDKMNDLASFMNRKKLRGDIRSQITHHVRLQYDSKFTNTVMLQDIPASIRAKIAQLLYTPYIEKIPLFKGCSSEFINQIVIRLHEEYFFPGEVITEQGNVVDHLYFVCEGSLEALATKTDGTEELVALLEPHTSFGDISIICNISQPFTVRVRSLCHLLRLDKQSFSNILEIYFHDGRKILNNLMEGKESNERIKELEPDVMIHIGKQEAELALKVNSAAFQGDIYQLKRLVRSGADPNKTDYDGRAPLHLAASRGYEDITLFLIQEGVDINQKDKFGNTPLLEAVKAGQDRVIHVLVKEGASFDLEDAGNFLCTVVLKGDSDFLRRLLSSGMDPNTEDYDHRTPLHVAASEGLFLMAKMLVEAGARVVAKDRWGNSPLDEARICGNKKLIKLLENARTAQPSICPSSSHELQDEKFKRRKCTVFPFHPHEEPNRKHGVMVWLPRDLQKLVETAAQELRLSNEASFVILSEEGGRITDVDMISDGQKLYLISDSTDQSA, from the exons GTGGTACAAGGCATGGGAGTTATTCATATTGTTATGGGCAATATATTCGTCTTTGTTCACTCCCATGGAGTTTGGTTTCTTCCGCGGTTTACCCGAAAACCTCTTCGTACTCGACATTATTGGTCAGATTGCATTTTTGGTCGATATTGTTATACAGTTTTTCGTTGCCTTCCAAGATAAACATACCTACCGGACTGACGACAAACCAACACATATTGCTCTCCG GTACATGAAATCGCATTTTTTCTTGGATTTGGTCAGTTGCTTCCCATGGGATCTCATCTATAAG GCGTCAGGGAAAAACGAGGTGGTGAGGTACATATTGTGGATAAGGCTGTTTCGTGTGCGCAAAGTGATAGAGTTCTTCCAAAGGCTTGAGAAAGACACGAGAATCAACTATCTGTTCACCAGAATCTTGAAGCTCATTTTTGTTGAGGTTTATTGTACTCACACTGCTGCATGCATCTTCTATTACTTGGCCACCACTCTTCCTGCCGAGAACGAAGGTTACACTTGGATCGGTAGCCTGAAGTTAGGAGACTATAGCTACGAGAATTTCCGAAAGATCGACATTTGGAAACGTTATACCACATCTCTCTACTTCGCCATTGTCACTATGGCTACTGTCG GTTATGGAGACATACACGCGGTAAATTTAAGGGAAATGATATTCGTAATGATATATGTTTCACTCGATATGGTTCTGGGTGCGTACCTTATTGGTAACATCACTGCCTTGATAGTGAAAGGATCAAACACAGAGAGATTTAGAGATAAAATGAATGATCTGGCAAGTTTCATGAACCGAAAAAAACTACGGGGAGACATTCGAAGCCAGATAACTCATCACGTTAGATTGCAATACGACAGTAAATTCACCAACACTGTCATGCTTCAAGACATCCCAGCCTCTATCCGCGCCAAG ATTGCCCAATTATTATACACGCCTTACATTGAGAAAATCCCTCTGTTCAAGGGCTGTTCATCAGAGTTTATTAACCAGATAGTTATAAGGCTCCACGAAGAGTATTTTTTTCCGGGAGAAGTAATCACAGAGCAAGGAAACGTTGTTGATCATTTGTATTTCGTCTGTGAAGGCTCACTG GAGGCTCTTGCTACAAAAACAGATGGAACAGAAGAGCTTGTGGCGTTGCTTGAGCCTCACACTTCTTTTGGTGATATCTCCATCATTTGCAACATCTCTCAAcctttcactgttagagttcgTTCATTATGCCATCTTTTACGCCTGGATAAACAGTCTTTCTCCAACATCCTCGAGATTTATTTTCATGATGGACGCAAAATTCTAAACAATCTTATGGAG GGTAAGGAATCAAATGAGAGGATAAAGGAGCTAGAACCTGATGTTATGATTCACATTGGGAAACAAGAAGCAGAACTTGCACTGAAGGTAAACAGTGCAGCTTTCCAAGGAGATATCTACCAGCTTAAAAGATTAGTCCGCTCTGGAGCCGATCCTAACAAAACAGATTACGATGGAAGAGCACCGCTT CATCTTGCAGCGTCTAGGGGATACGAAGACATTACATTGTTTCTTATTCAAGAAGGCGTCGATATAAATCAAAAAG ATAAATTTGGGAATACACCATTGTTAGAGGCTGTAAAAGCAGGGCAAGACAGAGTGATCCATGTGCTTGTCAAAGAAGGAGCTTCCTTTGATTTAGAAGATGCTGGAAACTTTCTTTGCACGGTCGTTCTGAAAGGCGACTCTGATTTTCTTAGGAGATTGCTCTCAAGCGGTATGGACCCAAACACCGAAGATTATGATCATAGAACACCACTTCATGTCGCTGCTTCTGAAGGATTATTCTTGATGGCTAAGATGCTTGTTGAAGCTGGAGCTAGAGTTGTCGCTAAAGACAG GTGGGGAAACTCTCCTCTTGATGAAGCTCGAATATGTGGAAACAAGAAATTGATTAAGTTACTTGAAAACGCGAGAACAGCTCAGCCTTCTATATGCCCGTCAAGCTCTCATGAACTACAAG ATGAGAAATTTAAGAGACGGAAATGCACAGTGTTTCCATTCCACCCACACGAGGAGCCTAATAGAAAGCATGGAGTCATGGTGTGGCTTCCGCGTGATCTACAGAAACTTGTGGAAACAGCTGCGCAAGAGCTCAGGCTATCTAATGAAGCCTCCTTTGTAATATTGTCAGAGGAAGGAGGTCGAATCACAGACGTTGATATGATCAGTGATGGACAGAAACTGTATTTGATCAGTGATAGTACTGATCAATCAGCGTGA
- the LOC108805839 gene encoding potassium channel GORK isoform X2 produces the protein MYMKSHFFLDLVSCFPWDLIYKASGKNEVVRYILWIRLFRVRKVIEFFQRLEKDTRINYLFTRILKLIFVEVYCTHTAACIFYYLATTLPAENEGYTWIGSLKLGDYSYENFRKIDIWKRYTTSLYFAIVTMATVGYGDIHAVNLREMIFVMIYVSLDMVLGAYLIGNITALIVKGSNTERFRDKMNDLASFMNRKKLRGDIRSQITHHVRLQYDSKFTNTVMLQDIPASIRAKIAQLLYTPYIEKIPLFKGCSSEFINQIVIRLHEEYFFPGEVITEQGNVVDHLYFVCEGSLEALATKTDGTEELVALLEPHTSFGDISIICNISQPFTVRVRSLCHLLRLDKQSFSNILEIYFHDGRKILNNLMEGKESNERIKELEPDVMIHIGKQEAELALKVNSAAFQGDIYQLKRLVRSGADPNKTDYDGRAPLHLAASRGYEDITLFLIQEGVDINQKDKFGNTPLLEAVKAGQDRVIHVLVKEGASFDLEDAGNFLCTVVLKGDSDFLRRLLSSGMDPNTEDYDHRTPLHVAASEGLFLMAKMLVEAGARVVAKDRWGNSPLDEARICGNKKLIKLLENARTAQPSICPSSSHELQDEKFKRRKCTVFPFHPHEEPNRKHGVMVWLPRDLQKLVETAAQELRLSNEASFVILSEEGGRITDVDMISDGQKLYLISDSTDQSA, from the exons AT GTACATGAAATCGCATTTTTTCTTGGATTTGGTCAGTTGCTTCCCATGGGATCTCATCTATAAG GCGTCAGGGAAAAACGAGGTGGTGAGGTACATATTGTGGATAAGGCTGTTTCGTGTGCGCAAAGTGATAGAGTTCTTCCAAAGGCTTGAGAAAGACACGAGAATCAACTATCTGTTCACCAGAATCTTGAAGCTCATTTTTGTTGAGGTTTATTGTACTCACACTGCTGCATGCATCTTCTATTACTTGGCCACCACTCTTCCTGCCGAGAACGAAGGTTACACTTGGATCGGTAGCCTGAAGTTAGGAGACTATAGCTACGAGAATTTCCGAAAGATCGACATTTGGAAACGTTATACCACATCTCTCTACTTCGCCATTGTCACTATGGCTACTGTCG GTTATGGAGACATACACGCGGTAAATTTAAGGGAAATGATATTCGTAATGATATATGTTTCACTCGATATGGTTCTGGGTGCGTACCTTATTGGTAACATCACTGCCTTGATAGTGAAAGGATCAAACACAGAGAGATTTAGAGATAAAATGAATGATCTGGCAAGTTTCATGAACCGAAAAAAACTACGGGGAGACATTCGAAGCCAGATAACTCATCACGTTAGATTGCAATACGACAGTAAATTCACCAACACTGTCATGCTTCAAGACATCCCAGCCTCTATCCGCGCCAAG ATTGCCCAATTATTATACACGCCTTACATTGAGAAAATCCCTCTGTTCAAGGGCTGTTCATCAGAGTTTATTAACCAGATAGTTATAAGGCTCCACGAAGAGTATTTTTTTCCGGGAGAAGTAATCACAGAGCAAGGAAACGTTGTTGATCATTTGTATTTCGTCTGTGAAGGCTCACTG GAGGCTCTTGCTACAAAAACAGATGGAACAGAAGAGCTTGTGGCGTTGCTTGAGCCTCACACTTCTTTTGGTGATATCTCCATCATTTGCAACATCTCTCAAcctttcactgttagagttcgTTCATTATGCCATCTTTTACGCCTGGATAAACAGTCTTTCTCCAACATCCTCGAGATTTATTTTCATGATGGACGCAAAATTCTAAACAATCTTATGGAG GGTAAGGAATCAAATGAGAGGATAAAGGAGCTAGAACCTGATGTTATGATTCACATTGGGAAACAAGAAGCAGAACTTGCACTGAAGGTAAACAGTGCAGCTTTCCAAGGAGATATCTACCAGCTTAAAAGATTAGTCCGCTCTGGAGCCGATCCTAACAAAACAGATTACGATGGAAGAGCACCGCTT CATCTTGCAGCGTCTAGGGGATACGAAGACATTACATTGTTTCTTATTCAAGAAGGCGTCGATATAAATCAAAAAG ATAAATTTGGGAATACACCATTGTTAGAGGCTGTAAAAGCAGGGCAAGACAGAGTGATCCATGTGCTTGTCAAAGAAGGAGCTTCCTTTGATTTAGAAGATGCTGGAAACTTTCTTTGCACGGTCGTTCTGAAAGGCGACTCTGATTTTCTTAGGAGATTGCTCTCAAGCGGTATGGACCCAAACACCGAAGATTATGATCATAGAACACCACTTCATGTCGCTGCTTCTGAAGGATTATTCTTGATGGCTAAGATGCTTGTTGAAGCTGGAGCTAGAGTTGTCGCTAAAGACAG GTGGGGAAACTCTCCTCTTGATGAAGCTCGAATATGTGGAAACAAGAAATTGATTAAGTTACTTGAAAACGCGAGAACAGCTCAGCCTTCTATATGCCCGTCAAGCTCTCATGAACTACAAG ATGAGAAATTTAAGAGACGGAAATGCACAGTGTTTCCATTCCACCCACACGAGGAGCCTAATAGAAAGCATGGAGTCATGGTGTGGCTTCCGCGTGATCTACAGAAACTTGTGGAAACAGCTGCGCAAGAGCTCAGGCTATCTAATGAAGCCTCCTTTGTAATATTGTCAGAGGAAGGAGGTCGAATCACAGACGTTGATATGATCAGTGATGGACAGAAACTGTATTTGATCAGTGATAGTACTGATCAATCAGCGTGA